From the Fusarium musae strain F31 chromosome 11, whole genome shotgun sequence genome, one window contains:
- a CDS encoding hypothetical protein (CAZy:AA11) has product MKLFNAFATALGLAGLAQAHMEMTYPAPFKSKYNPNAGQDIDYSMTSPLNADGSNFPCKGYNSLYGTAAGAPTATWQAGKSYSISIAGGADHGGGSCQVSLSFDRGKTWVVIQSWIGNCPKAPTSNFQFTLPADTPAGEAIFAWTWFNRIGNREMYMNCAAITVKAGSGTAKTALKKRPAMFVANVGNGCKTTEMVDLMFPQPGPNVDLTSTNTGPPVGQCAALPAPYIPSGSGSPSPTKTTTTKKPTTTKAPVKSTAPGGVFITVPSTTKKATKTTLKSTTRKTSTTTPIKPAPTKPAAGVITPGTACKPEGYWNCITTGTAFQRCASGTWSVAMAVAPGTRCVPGQSMEFTIQYA; this is encoded by the exons atgaagctcttcaacgCCTTCGCTACAGCGCTCGGTCTAGCTGGTCTAGCTCAAGCCCACATGGAGATGACATATCCTGCCCCCTTCAAGAGTAAATACAACCCCAACGCCGGACAGGACATCGACTACAGCATGACCTCGCCCCTCAACGCCGACGGAAGCAACTTTCCCTGCAAGGGATACAACTCTCTCTACGGCACCGCTGCTGGTGCACCGACCGCTACGTGGCAGGCTGGAAAGTCGTACAGTATCAGCATCGCTGGCGGTGCTGATCACGGGGGCGGCAGCTGCCAGGTCTCACTCTCTTTTGATCGCGGCAAGACTTGGGTCGTTATCCAGTCGTGGATTGGAAACTGTCCCAAGGCGCCGACTTCGAACTTTCAATTTACTCTTCCGGCTGATACACCAGCCGGAGAGGCTATTTTCGCTTGGACTTGGTTTAACAGGATTGGAAACCGCGAGATGTACATGAACTGCGCGGCTATCACGGTCAAGGCTGGAAGTGGAACAGCAAAGACAGCACTCAAGAAGCGGCCTGCTATGTTTGTCGCCAACGTCGGAAATGGATGCAAAACTACGGAGATGGTTGACCTCATGTTTCCTCAGCCGGGACCTAATGTTGACCTCACTTCGACCAACACTGGACCGCCGGTCGGCCAGTGTGCCGCTTTACCAGCACCCTATATTCCCTCCGGCTCTGGTTCTCCTTCTCCGACGAAGACAACTACTACAAAGAAGCCGACTACGACAAAGGCACCAGTGAAGTCCACAGC CCCAGGCGGTGTTTTCATCACTGTTCCTTCAACCACCAAGAAGGCGACCAAGACGACCCTCAAGTCAACAACCCGCAAAACAAGCACCACTACACCGATCAAGCCTGCGCCGACCAAACCCGCCGCCGGTGTCATCACTCCCGGCACAGCTTGCAAGCCTGAGGGCTACTGGAACTGCATCACGACAGGAACAGCCTTCCAGCGATGCGCTTCAGGTACTTGGTCAGTCGCGATGGCTGTTGCGCCAGGAACAAGATGCGTTCCCGGACAGAGCATGGAATTCACTATCCAGTATGCCTGA